A single Candidatus Liberibacter asiaticus DNA region contains:
- a CDS encoding RNA pyrophosphohydrolase, whose translation MYRRGVGILILNQDDLVWVGRRCFHDNNKHLSLWQMPQGGINPQEDPLDAAYRELYEETGIKSISLLGQGDSYIQYDFPAHCIQENGYVGQMQKWFAFRFQGLTSEICVDRTAYGYESEFDAWTWVSLWDTPNIVVDFKKEAYRQVVADFAYLIKSEPMG comes from the coding sequence ATGTATAGACGCGGTGTAGGGATTTTAATTTTGAATCAGGATGACCTTGTATGGGTTGGACGTCGCTGTTTTCATGATAATAATAAGCATTTATCACTGTGGCAAATGCCGCAAGGAGGGATTAATCCTCAAGAAGATCCTCTGGATGCCGCATATCGTGAATTATATGAGGAAACAGGAATCAAATCTATTTCTTTGTTGGGGCAAGGAGATTCGTATATACAATATGATTTTCCAGCGCATTGCATACAAGAGAATGGATATGTTGGACAAATGCAAAAATGGTTTGCTTTTCGATTTCAAGGATTAACAAGTGAGATTTGTGTTGATCGGACGGCATATGGATACGAATCGGAGTTTGATGCTTGGACTTGGGTTTCTTTATGGGATACGCCTAATATAGTCGTTGATTTCAAGAAAGAAGCGTATCGGCAAGTAGTTGCTGATTTTGCATATCTCATTAAATCAGAACCAATGGGTTGA
- the ruvC gene encoding crossover junction endodeoxyribonuclease RuvC: protein MRKSIRIIGIDPGLRRTGWGIVDVAGDNLCFVSSGTIVSCVRQSLAFRLCQLYEGLTDVIKNWRPEEAAVEQVFVNKDAVATLKLGQARAIAILSPALARIPVSEYAPNTIKKAVIGVGHGDKKQIHMMLKMLMPESFFKGKDAADALAIAVCHAYHANSGYYKIASQD from the coding sequence ATGCGCAAATCAATTCGGATTATAGGGATCGATCCTGGTCTTCGACGGACTGGATGGGGCATTGTGGATGTCGCGGGGGATAATTTATGTTTCGTTTCTTCTGGAACGATTGTCTCTTGTGTGCGACAGTCACTTGCATTTCGTTTGTGCCAATTATATGAGGGTTTGACAGATGTTATTAAGAATTGGCGCCCTGAAGAAGCAGCTGTGGAGCAAGTTTTTGTAAATAAGGATGCAGTGGCGACACTTAAGCTTGGTCAAGCTCGGGCAATAGCCATTTTATCGCCTGCCCTTGCTCGAATTCCTGTTTCTGAATATGCTCCTAATACCATTAAAAAAGCGGTTATAGGCGTTGGACATGGAGATAAAAAGCAAATTCATATGATGTTAAAGATGTTAATGCCAGAGAGTTTTTTTAAGGGAAAAGATGCGGCTGATGCGCTCGCGATCGCCGTATGTCATGCATATCATGCGAACTCTGGTTACTATAAAATTGCATCACAAGATTGA
- a CDS encoding OmpA family protein codes for MQYSTIFIILSAITMMSISGIDNLDTKISSPDTVLNESSLQEQFSSSVGDSVFFDTSSYSIRPADIQVLSNLGSWLEKHDCDFLIEGHADELGSRNSSIALGLRRAYAVFNYFVARGISASRMKVTSYGKEMPSVYGHDEDAYAKNRRAIVFLKGCRANT; via the coding sequence ATGCAATATAGTACTATTTTCATTATTTTATCGGCAATAACCATGATGAGTATTTCTGGTATCGATAACTTGGATACGAAGATATCATCTCCTGACACAGTATTAAATGAGAGTTCTTTGCAGGAGCAATTTTCTTCATCTGTTGGTGATTCTGTGTTTTTTGATACCAGTTCTTATTCCATTCGCCCAGCAGATATTCAAGTGTTATCTAATTTAGGATCTTGGCTTGAAAAACATGATTGTGATTTTCTTATAGAAGGTCATGCAGATGAACTAGGTTCCCGCAACAGTAGTATTGCTTTGGGACTTCGTCGTGCTTATGCAGTTTTTAATTATTTTGTAGCTAGAGGGATTAGCGCATCTCGCATGAAGGTTACTTCATATGGAAAGGAGATGCCATCTGTATATGGTCATGATGAGGATGCTTATGCGAAAAATCGTCGTGCGATCGTTTTTTTAAAGGGATGTCGTGCTAATACTTAA
- the ruvB gene encoding Holliday junction branch migration DNA helicase RuvB — MMDREGLLSRNVSQEDADISLLRPRTLEEFTGQVEACSNLKVFIEAAKARAEALDHVLFVGPPGLGKTTLAQVVARELGVNFRSTSGPVIAKAGDLAALLTNLEDRDVLFIDEIHRLSIIVEEILYPAMEDFQLDLMVGEGPSARSVKINLSRFTLIAATTRVGLLTNPLQDRFGIPIRLNFYEIEDLKTIVQRGAKLTGLAVTDEAACEIAMRSRGTPRIAGRLLRRVRDFAEVAHAKTITREIADAALLRLAIDKMGFDQLDLRYLTMIARNFGGGPVGIETISAGLSEPRDAIEDLIEPYMIQQGFIQRTPRGRLLMPIAWQHLGIDIPHR; from the coding sequence ATGATGGATCGTGAGGGATTGCTATCTCGTAATGTTTCTCAGGAAGATGCTGATATCTCTTTACTGCGTCCGAGAACTTTAGAGGAATTTACAGGTCAAGTTGAAGCGTGTTCTAATCTGAAGGTTTTTATAGAAGCAGCAAAGGCGCGTGCTGAAGCGTTAGATCATGTATTATTTGTAGGTCCTCCAGGTCTTGGTAAAACTACTTTGGCACAGGTTGTTGCAAGAGAATTAGGGGTTAACTTTCGTTCGACTTCGGGTCCAGTTATTGCGAAAGCAGGGGATCTTGCAGCGTTGCTTACCAATTTAGAAGATCGGGATGTTCTATTTATTGATGAGATTCATAGACTCAGTATTATCGTAGAAGAGATTCTTTATCCAGCTATGGAAGATTTTCAATTGGATCTCATGGTCGGGGAGGGACCATCTGCACGTTCTGTAAAAATTAATTTATCACGTTTTACTCTCATTGCCGCAACGACAAGAGTTGGTTTGCTTACCAATCCTTTACAGGATCGTTTTGGTATTCCTATTAGATTAAATTTTTATGAAATTGAGGATTTAAAAACTATAGTACAGAGAGGGGCTAAATTAACAGGATTGGCTGTTACAGATGAAGCGGCATGCGAAATTGCTATGCGTTCTAGAGGAACTCCACGTATTGCTGGCAGATTATTGCGTCGTGTACGAGATTTTGCTGAAGTTGCACATGCTAAGACTATTACGAGGGAAATCGCAGATGCGGCGCTGCTTCGTTTAGCAATCGATAAAATGGGTTTTGATCAACTTGATTTGCGTTATTTGACAATGATTGCTCGTAATTTTGGAGGTGGTCCAGTTGGAATAGAAACCATTTCCGCAGGTCTTTCCGAACCTCGAGATGCTATAGAGGATTTAATAGAGCCTTACATGATACAACAAGGATTTATTCAACGTACGCCACGTGGGAGACTCTTAATGCCCATTGCTTGGCAACATCTTGGTATTGATATTCCCCATAGGTAG
- the tolB gene encoding Tol-Pal system beta propeller repeat protein TolB has product MKINLCLLLVLIGGFFPTSIHAFVKVATNSANYSPVSIAFTKFVSIDELGGKVSEVVSKDLQRSDVFNLISQDSFKQKITNPDSIPRFQDWNSLGAQVLVTGRVIKEGKDRLRVEFRLWDVKDRKQIIGKKFFSSPASWRKIAHTISDDIYQSITGEKGDFNSRILFVSESVVSGIIKNSLCVMDRDGANIRYLTPSRDQILFEPRFSPNQQKVAYATYDDEDILRVYLMDTRIDRAPKRIGNFRSMILAPRFSSNGKRALISVQKDEAMDIYSVDLQSNATERLTNTLFINISASYSPDSSQIVFESDREGKEQLYVMQSNGSDQKRISQDKEASYFDPVWSPQGDLIAFTKFSGEKFAIGVMKKDGSQERLLVEDSNLQAPTWSPSGRSLIFSRKKDGDTGSKLYSIDLNGRNETLINTPAYASDPQWVGFMD; this is encoded by the coding sequence ATGAAGATAAATCTCTGTTTGTTATTGGTATTGATAGGTGGATTTTTCCCCACTTCAATACACGCTTTTGTAAAAGTTGCTACCAATAGTGCTAATTATTCTCCTGTTTCTATTGCTTTTACCAAATTTGTATCTATTGATGAATTAGGCGGTAAAGTTTCAGAGGTTGTGTCGAAAGACCTTCAAAGATCCGATGTGTTTAATCTGATATCCCAAGATTCATTCAAGCAAAAAATCACTAATCCAGATAGTATTCCTCGTTTTCAGGATTGGAATAGTTTAGGTGCTCAAGTTCTTGTAACGGGTCGGGTGATTAAAGAAGGGAAGGATCGTTTGCGTGTGGAGTTCCGGTTATGGGATGTTAAAGATCGCAAACAAATCATAGGGAAGAAATTTTTTTCCTCTCCTGCGAGTTGGAGGAAAATTGCCCATACCATTTCTGATGATATATACCAGAGTATTACTGGCGAAAAAGGTGATTTTAACTCGCGTATTTTATTTGTTTCTGAGAGTGTTGTTTCTGGTATAATAAAAAATAGTTTATGTGTTATGGATCGAGATGGTGCTAATATACGTTATTTGACGCCTAGTAGAGATCAGATTCTTTTCGAACCACGCTTTTCTCCTAATCAACAAAAGGTAGCATATGCTACTTATGATGATGAAGATATCCTCAGGGTTTATTTGATGGATACTAGGATTGATAGGGCTCCGAAGCGAATTGGGAACTTCCGTAGTATGATTTTAGCTCCTCGTTTTTCTTCAAATGGCAAGCGTGCGCTTATAAGTGTGCAAAAAGACGAAGCAATGGATATTTATAGTGTGGATTTGCAGTCGAATGCTACTGAGCGTTTAACTAATACTTTATTTATCAATATCTCTGCATCTTATTCGCCAGATTCTTCACAAATTGTTTTTGAAAGTGATAGGGAAGGAAAAGAGCAACTTTATGTTATGCAGTCAAATGGATCCGATCAAAAGCGTATTTCACAAGATAAAGAGGCGTCATACTTTGATCCTGTTTGGTCTCCTCAAGGCGATCTCATAGCTTTTACCAAATTTTCTGGAGAAAAGTTTGCGATTGGTGTGATGAAAAAAGATGGTTCGCAAGAGCGTCTATTAGTAGAGGATTCTAATTTACAGGCTCCTACATGGTCTCCTAGTGGTCGTTCTTTGATATTTTCTCGTAAAAAGGATGGGGATACAGGGTCGAAACTATATTCAATTGATTTAAATGGTCGCAATGAAACGTTGATTAATACGCCTGCATATGCTTCAGACCCACAGTGGGTAGGGTTTATGGATTAA
- the thiQ gene encoding thiamine ABC transporter ATP-binding protein ThiQ, which translates to MQFDFQVNKAERIVILGPSGAGKSTLLSLMAGFKYPTRGSIFLNGQNHTRSSPSKRPLSILFQENNLFSHLTVWQNIALGIAPNLRLDHYQHAQVKQMLEKVFLEDFFNRFPSQMSGGQRQRVALARCLIRQKPILLLDEPFAVFDPALRHEILGLLKQVCDERQLTLLMISHNLEDSMQIATRFIVIAGGQIVYDGDPDRLMNGLIPESTLLGIPSRC; encoded by the coding sequence ATGCAATTTGATTTTCAAGTGAATAAAGCTGAAAGAATTGTAATACTAGGTCCTAGTGGGGCAGGTAAAAGCACGTTACTCTCTTTGATGGCAGGATTTAAGTATCCAACACGGGGAAGTATTTTCTTAAACGGACAAAATCATACGCGTAGTTCTCCTTCTAAACGTCCACTTTCTATTTTATTTCAAGAAAATAATCTTTTCTCTCACCTGACTGTTTGGCAGAATATTGCTTTAGGTATTGCACCTAATTTGCGTTTAGATCACTATCAACATGCTCAAGTCAAACAAATGCTAGAAAAAGTTTTTCTTGAGGATTTTTTTAATCGATTCCCATCGCAAATGTCAGGAGGACAACGTCAGCGGGTGGCTTTGGCGCGTTGTTTAATTCGTCAGAAGCCTATTCTGCTACTAGATGAACCTTTTGCTGTTTTTGATCCTGCATTGCGTCATGAAATATTAGGATTATTGAAACAGGTATGTGATGAACGCCAACTAACCTTGCTCATGATTTCTCATAATTTAGAAGATTCCATGCAGATAGCAACACGGTTTATTGTTATTGCTGGAGGACAAATTGTCTATGATGGAGATCCAGATCGTCTTATGAATGGACTAATACCAGAGAGTACACTGCTGGGTATACCATCTCGTTGTTAA
- a CDS encoding divergent polysaccharide deacetylase family protein: MSIDLNHPLRKKTPKRKSFYSQIISRLGLFLLFCTFIVGLSIYILISHAFVGTISEMIPYSVIREIAPIPLTIPLNIEDKQSPSKRDNNTVCNQLKNDSSQHDGQIQNDISGKTVVNKPTRSTSIDSLPTIEERLILGLSKKELLAKNKVGREDTEVPAMDKNFCSNASGARIAIVVSGLGISQTGTQRAINLLPANITLAFASNGNSLDRWMKEAKKKGQEAILQIPMQAFDESYNEDDSYTLKVTQTVQQLLNRLRYSLRRGTGYFGVMNYRGAMLLSNKESAEVIFKEFAKRGLLFFDDGSSPRNLTRVLAPKLNLPYMVADLYLDDQVDRDKIREKLKGLEEIARTTGQAIGVAVAFDESIEVISQWLQQEHVRDVSVVPLSCLAKLSSPSS, translated from the coding sequence GTGAGTATCGATTTAAACCATCCTTTAAGGAAAAAGACGCCTAAGAGAAAATCTTTTTATTCACAGATTATTTCTCGATTAGGTCTTTTTTTGTTGTTCTGTACTTTTATTGTCGGGCTTTCGATTTACATTTTAATTTCACATGCTTTTGTCGGAACGATATCAGAGATGATTCCGTACTCTGTTATTAGAGAAATTGCTCCTATTCCATTGACGATTCCTCTTAATATTGAGGATAAACAATCTCCTAGTAAGAGAGATAATAATACCGTTTGTAATCAACTTAAGAATGATTCATCCCAACATGATGGTCAAATTCAGAATGATATTTCTGGTAAGACAGTCGTCAATAAACCGACAAGATCGACGTCCATAGATTCCTTGCCAACGATAGAGGAAAGATTGATTCTAGGACTATCTAAAAAAGAGTTATTGGCAAAAAATAAGGTAGGACGGGAAGATACCGAAGTTCCTGCTATGGATAAGAATTTTTGTTCCAATGCTAGTGGTGCGCGTATAGCTATTGTTGTTTCTGGTTTGGGTATAAGTCAGACCGGAACACAACGTGCTATTAATTTATTGCCTGCAAACATCACACTTGCTTTTGCTTCTAATGGCAATAGTTTAGATAGGTGGATGAAAGAAGCAAAGAAAAAGGGGCAAGAGGCTATTTTACAGATTCCTATGCAGGCTTTTGATGAATCGTATAATGAAGATGATTCTTATACTTTAAAAGTAACACAAACAGTTCAGCAGTTACTTAATCGATTACGCTATTCTTTGCGACGTGGTACAGGATATTTCGGTGTTATGAATTATCGTGGAGCCATGTTATTGTCCAATAAGGAATCTGCGGAAGTTATCTTTAAAGAATTTGCTAAGCGTGGATTATTGTTTTTTGATGATGGTAGTTCACCACGTAATCTTACTAGAGTATTAGCTCCAAAATTGAATCTTCCTTATATGGTAGCTGATTTGTATTTAGATGATCAGGTAGACCGGGATAAGATCAGAGAGAAATTAAAGGGATTAGAAGAGATTGCTCGCACTACGGGACAAGCTATTGGTGTTGCAGTTGCTTTTGATGAGAGTATCGAAGTGATTTCACAATGGTTGCAACAGGAACATGTACGCGATGTATCAGTTGTTCCTTTATCGTGTTTAGCTAAATTATCGTCCCCTTCTTCATAA
- the ruvA gene encoding Holliday junction branch migration protein RuvA codes for MIGKIKGNIEGLYEDYVLIDVQGVCYIIYCPIRTLSCLGKIGDFCTLFVETHMRQDQIRLFGFLSDLDRQWFMLLQSVQGVGARVAMGVLSRITATELVESIILQNSKVIAQIPGISMKIASRIMTELKGKAISLSSVVQQDMSCVNKEQAHICSMPSFAINAISALVNLGYGQDQATTAVVSVLKKEKNIADDSQIIRLALRAISC; via the coding sequence ATGATAGGTAAAATCAAAGGCAATATTGAAGGATTATATGAGGATTATGTATTGATTGATGTACAAGGTGTTTGTTATATAATCTACTGTCCGATTCGTACATTGTCTTGCCTTGGCAAGATAGGCGACTTTTGTACTTTATTTGTGGAAACACATATGCGGCAGGATCAAATTCGGCTTTTTGGATTTCTATCGGATCTAGATCGGCAATGGTTTATGTTGTTGCAAAGTGTGCAGGGAGTAGGGGCAAGAGTTGCCATGGGAGTTCTCTCTCGTATTACAGCAACAGAATTGGTAGAATCGATAATATTGCAAAATAGTAAGGTTATTGCTCAGATTCCGGGAATTAGTATGAAAATAGCCAGTCGTATCATGACAGAATTAAAAGGAAAAGCGATCTCTCTATCCTCTGTAGTTCAGCAAGATATGTCTTGTGTGAACAAAGAACAGGCGCATATCTGTTCTATGCCTTCGTTTGCGATTAATGCTATCTCTGCGTTAGTAAATTTAGGTTACGGTCAAGATCAAGCGACAACAGCTGTTGTTTCAGTTCTTAAAAAAGAAAAGAATATTGCAGATGATAGTCAGATCATTCGCTTGGCTTTGAGAGCAATATCATGTTGA
- the tilS gene encoding tRNA lysidine(34) synthetase TilS — translation MFLSPIESVRFFVRSLVYPAHILVAVSGGSDSMGLLIALHSVLSDRSFGKIKFSAISVDHCLRETAKDEVRYVSDVCSRLRIAHSVVSWKNSKPQTGLMAAAREARYALISEHAKTINATLIMTAHTFDDQLETVYMRSQRDYAEKGMGLSGMCDTILYDLNLWISRPFLRCRREDIRSFLLQRNISWCEDPSNTDDRFERVRVRRFVRDIDLHALYLKMKKFQDLRVKVNNAVAMLIPKYLTVHMRSIIAISQDILNIDSTLLFYLLRVSAAICGGQISLPGYRSMERVMLFLKSGKRGCVSIGRVVIDRRANFLWITRAVRNLPTLILYPEETTVWDGRYQFQNLSDSLIQIGPQSYRKADVPSGIPPIIAQRALSSMPSKEGGKPLLAPFSRFMTKFDLPVAYAFSISFGKVFIPRLPFF, via the coding sequence ATGTTTTTATCCCCTATAGAAAGTGTAAGATTCTTTGTACGAAGTCTTGTGTATCCGGCGCATATTCTTGTGGCTGTTTCTGGTGGATCGGATTCTATGGGGCTTCTCATTGCGTTACATTCTGTCCTTTCAGATCGTTCTTTTGGAAAAATTAAATTTTCTGCGATTTCTGTTGATCATTGTCTGAGGGAGACAGCTAAGGATGAGGTGAGGTATGTCTCTGATGTGTGTTCTAGATTAAGAATTGCTCATTCAGTAGTTTCGTGGAAAAATTCAAAGCCTCAAACAGGATTAATGGCTGCTGCTCGGGAAGCGCGTTACGCATTGATCTCTGAACACGCTAAGACAATTAACGCAACGTTAATTATGACAGCACATACCTTTGATGATCAGTTGGAAACAGTTTATATGCGTTCTCAACGCGATTATGCTGAAAAGGGCATGGGTCTTTCTGGTATGTGTGATACTATTCTTTATGATCTCAATCTGTGGATTTCTCGTCCATTTTTACGCTGCCGTCGAGAAGATATACGTTCTTTTTTGTTACAACGCAATATTAGTTGGTGTGAAGATCCCAGTAATACTGATGATAGATTTGAACGTGTTCGTGTGCGACGTTTTGTTCGGGATATTGATCTCCATGCTTTATATCTCAAGATGAAAAAATTTCAAGATTTGCGCGTTAAAGTTAATAACGCTGTAGCTATGTTAATTCCCAAATATTTGACAGTTCATATGCGGTCAATCATTGCCATTTCACAGGATATCTTAAATATTGATTCAACCCTTTTGTTTTATTTGTTAAGGGTTTCTGCTGCGATTTGTGGTGGTCAAATTTCTTTGCCAGGATATCGCTCTATGGAAAGGGTAATGTTGTTTCTTAAAAGTGGGAAAAGGGGATGTGTTAGTATTGGACGAGTTGTGATAGATCGACGTGCAAATTTTTTATGGATAACACGTGCAGTACGAAATCTTCCTACGTTGATTCTTTACCCGGAAGAAACTACTGTTTGGGATGGAAGATATCAATTTCAAAATTTATCCGATTCACTCATTCAAATTGGTCCTCAATCATATAGGAAAGCGGATGTCCCTTCTGGTATTCCACCTATAATTGCGCAACGTGCTCTTTCAAGTATGCCATCTAAAGAAGGAGGCAAGCCTTTGTTAGCACCGTTTTCTCGCTTCATGACAAAATTTGATTTACCGGTTGCTTACGCATTTTCTATATCATTTGGCAAAGTATTTATTCCCCGATTGCCGTTTTTTTGA
- a CDS encoding MotA/TolQ/ExbB proton channel family protein has product MNNYGLAIMDISIFALFMQMGLAVKCIITLLFIFSILSWSVIIQKSVNFITLRRQFREFEQLFWSGQSLETVCKSLKNHHNIGLAAIFMSAMSEWKKSCDKGARSPIGIQDRIDRMMDVAIARELEEITEKLSFLGSMSSAGLLVGILGAVLGMMGFFQSIAGYYSNNVVSIPGIIESLISILLGLCVSIPSSIAYNKFIEDSKKFAMQMEGFANEFSAILSRQTEGNIS; this is encoded by the coding sequence GTGAATAATTATGGATTGGCTATTATGGATATCAGTATTTTCGCTCTTTTTATGCAAATGGGATTAGCAGTCAAGTGTATTATTACTTTATTGTTTATTTTTTCTATTCTTAGTTGGAGCGTTATCATTCAAAAAAGTGTAAATTTTATTACGCTTCGCCGTCAATTTAGAGAATTTGAGCAACTTTTTTGGTCGGGACAGTCTTTAGAAACAGTGTGTAAATCATTAAAAAATCATCATAATATCGGTTTAGCTGCAATATTTATGTCTGCTATGAGTGAGTGGAAAAAAAGTTGTGACAAAGGTGCGCGCTCTCCTATTGGTATACAAGATCGTATAGATCGTATGATGGATGTAGCTATCGCTCGCGAACTGGAAGAGATAACAGAAAAATTGAGTTTTCTTGGGAGCATGTCTTCGGCTGGTTTACTTGTAGGCATTTTAGGGGCTGTTTTAGGAATGATGGGATTTTTTCAGAGCATTGCGGGCTACTATTCCAATAATGTTGTTTCCATTCCAGGAATAATAGAATCTTTGATAAGCATTCTTTTGGGACTTTGTGTCTCCATTCCATCATCTATAGCTTACAATAAGTTCATAGAAGATTCAAAGAAGTTTGCGATGCAAATGGAGGGATTCGCCAATGAGTTTTCTGCCATCCTATCACGACAAACTGAAGGGAATATATCCTAA
- the ftsH gene encoding ATP-dependent zinc metalloprotease FtsH has protein sequence MSFNVRNFVLWIMIALCLIASFSIFQAPSAGQDGVQDISYSQFIKDVDAGRVRKISVIGTHITGFYVNGESSFQTYMPLVGSKLLDKLQSKDIEISSRPVNDGSPGLLSYLGSWFPLVLVVLVWMFLMRQIQGGGARGAMGFGKSKAKLLSGNVGSVTFKDVAGVDEAKEDLQEIVDFLCDPQKFKRLGGRIPHGVLLVGPPGTGKTLLARAVAGEANVPFFTISGSDFVELFVGVGASRVRDMFEQAKNNSPCIVFVDEIDAVGRHRGIGLGGGNDEREQTLNQLLVEMDGFESSEGVILIAATNRPDVLDAALLRPGRFDRQITVPNPDIVGREHILMVHSRNVPLAPNVILKTIARGTPGFSGADLRNLVNEAALMAARRNRRLVTMQEFEDAKDKILMGAERRSTAMTEEEKKITAYHEAGHAVVACHVPKADPLHKATIIPRGRALGMVMQLPEADRHSTTYVWMTSRLTILMGGRVAEEFTFGEDNVTSGAMSDIEYATKLARVMVTQFGFSNLLGKVSYEEGQQEALLSHPVSRPRSISEETAQKIDKEVFRLIEEAYQKAKSIIQEKNDNFVAIAEALLEYETLSGKEIASLIRGEKISRPSEDDGVALCASVPQAGVQEAEVSCSEEKDNENIDSSNTDDLEKEDTKSVQ, from the coding sequence ATGAGCTTTAACGTTAGGAATTTTGTTTTATGGATTATGATAGCACTGTGTTTAATAGCGTCGTTCTCTATATTTCAAGCTCCTTCTGCTGGGCAAGATGGGGTTCAGGATATTTCTTATTCTCAATTTATAAAAGATGTAGATGCTGGACGCGTTCGTAAGATATCTGTGATAGGCACTCATATTACAGGATTTTATGTTAATGGCGAATCGTCTTTCCAAACTTACATGCCATTGGTTGGAAGTAAGCTTTTGGATAAATTACAATCGAAAGACATAGAAATTTCTTCCAGACCGGTTAATGATGGTTCTCCAGGATTGTTGAGTTATCTTGGTAGTTGGTTCCCTTTAGTATTAGTAGTTCTTGTATGGATGTTTCTCATGAGACAAATACAAGGAGGTGGAGCGCGTGGTGCGATGGGTTTTGGAAAATCCAAAGCTAAGTTGCTTTCTGGAAATGTTGGTAGTGTGACATTTAAGGATGTGGCGGGAGTTGATGAAGCAAAAGAGGATTTGCAGGAAATAGTAGATTTTCTTTGTGATCCTCAAAAATTCAAACGTTTAGGTGGGCGTATTCCTCATGGAGTTCTTTTGGTAGGGCCTCCAGGAACTGGTAAGACATTGTTAGCACGTGCTGTAGCGGGTGAAGCTAATGTTCCATTTTTTACTATATCTGGATCTGATTTTGTGGAGTTGTTTGTTGGGGTTGGTGCTTCTCGTGTTCGTGATATGTTCGAGCAAGCTAAGAATAATTCGCCTTGTATTGTTTTTGTTGATGAGATAGATGCTGTTGGTCGTCACCGTGGCATAGGTTTAGGAGGGGGAAATGATGAACGGGAGCAAACCCTCAATCAGTTATTGGTCGAAATGGATGGTTTTGAATCTAGTGAGGGTGTAATTCTTATAGCGGCAACTAATCGTCCTGATGTTTTGGATGCAGCTCTGTTACGTCCAGGTCGTTTTGATCGTCAGATAACAGTTCCGAATCCTGATATTGTGGGTAGAGAACATATACTTATGGTTCACAGTCGTAATGTTCCATTGGCTCCTAATGTTATTTTAAAAACGATTGCTAGAGGAACACCTGGGTTTTCTGGTGCAGATTTAAGAAATCTGGTGAATGAAGCTGCCTTGATGGCAGCACGTCGTAATAGGCGTTTGGTCACAATGCAAGAGTTTGAAGATGCAAAAGACAAAATTCTCATGGGAGCAGAGCGTCGTTCTACGGCGATGACGGAGGAAGAAAAGAAAATCACTGCGTACCATGAAGCGGGACATGCTGTTGTTGCATGTCATGTTCCAAAAGCAGATCCTCTTCATAAAGCTACCATAATTCCACGTGGGAGAGCATTAGGTATGGTAATGCAGTTGCCAGAAGCAGATCGTCATTCCACAACTTATGTATGGATGACATCTCGTTTAACTATTCTAATGGGTGGGCGAGTTGCTGAAGAGTTTACTTTTGGCGAAGACAATGTAACTTCAGGTGCCATGTCGGATATTGAATATGCGACAAAGTTAGCACGTGTTATGGTAACGCAATTCGGTTTCTCTAATTTATTGGGGAAAGTTTCTTATGAAGAAGGTCAACAAGAGGCTCTTCTTAGTCATCCAGTATCTCGTCCTAGAAGTATTTCAGAGGAGACTGCTCAAAAAATAGATAAAGAAGTTTTCCGTCTTATAGAAGAAGCATATCAAAAAGCGAAGTCTATTATACAGGAAAAAAATGATAATTTTGTTGCGATTGCTGAAGCATTATTAGAGTATGAGACACTATCTGGAAAGGAAATTGCTTCTTTAATTAGAGGAGAAAAAATAAGTAGACCTTCGGAAGACGATGGTGTTGCATTGTGTGCGTCTGTTCCACAGGCAGGAGTTCAAGAAGCAGAAGTATCTTGTTCGGAAGAGAAGGATAATGAAAATATTGATTCTTCCAATACTGATGATTTGGAAAAAGAAGACACTAAGAGTGTTCAGTAG